In the genome of Fusarium poae strain DAOMC 252244 chromosome 1, whole genome shotgun sequence, the window ACACGACCGCAAGAGGTGCCGACAAGCTGTTGGATGCCGTTAGTGCATGTTACCACCCGAGAATACTGTAAGTGACTTACATCGACGAGAAGACCAAATACAATCCACCAGTTGATGGACATGAAAATGTCCAGAGGCCAGTGGACAAAAGTGCTCGAGAACGGGATCAAAAGAAGTAGAGAAAAGAGTATGCCCAACGCGGCAACGACCTCGGTGTAGATAAAACGACCGAGTTGCCATGAGCTTGCGCCGCGGGCATTGTGAAGGTATTCGCCGTTGACGCCAGCGACTATAGCCGCAAAGACCAGCTCTGCCGCTCGCAGGACCAAGCTGACAATACGATCGAGAGCCATGGCTAGCGATGCAGCTTTTGATTTGCTGTTGTAGAGTAAAGTTGCGGTATGTTTCTTTCGGCTGAGGTTTCTGAGAATACTATTGTCTTGTCTAAATCAATATGTTCAGGAACCGTGCTGGTTATTTATCTGATCAACTCTTCAATACAACTCCCACATCTCTTGGCCACATGATAATGAATGACGACCTCCCTCAACAAACTCCTAAATTGAAGCCGGTTTGAGACAATGTCTTGGCTCTGAAGCTCTTTGACATGTCTACCGTGGCTCATGACAGGTCATCAGTGCAACAAATTGCCAGATGAGGTCATGCGGGCCAGGCCTCGGTGAGAGGTGTGGTGAGTAGAAACAACTACCATTCGGCAGATTCACTATGCATTGCCGTCCGTCCTAGAACAACAATCCTTTGTCTCTGGGCTGAAACACAAATGATGTCGCAAGCCAAGAACCATGATTCAAACGACTGGACAATTCAtgcctttcttttttcttgcaCTCAGATGCCGTGATGCCGATGCCGATGCCACGCGCTTTGCCAATTAGGTTACCCTTGAGCCTCTTACATCGTCCAAGGCGCTTAATTTACAGCACATATCTTGGATAAAACCAGAACTTTGAATCTTCTAATTTATTAGAATCATTCTAATGTCCTAGGCTGACGAAATGATCATGGTTATCAGGGAGTTTGCAGTCAATCAGTCAAAACTGCCAGCGCACAGTCATTCATACTGCCATCAGATATAGTGAATGATGTAACAGTCTGCTAATTTACAGAAAGCCTGCTTCTTCTCACATACCTGATAAATGCT includes:
- a CDS encoding hypothetical protein (TransMembrane:3 (n6-14c19/20o43-70i82-101o121-142i)): MALDRIVSLVLRAAELVFAAIVAGVNGEYLHNARGASSWQLGRFIYTEVVAALGILFSLLLLIPFSSTFVHWPLDIFMSINWWIVFGLLVDLVGTSCGRVFDWDNVHPVHGDQCGKTKAVIAFSFLSALLWLVSALVGFFWVRKRERTARRAEDAHHNRRRGPWFRSRV